The following proteins are encoded in a genomic region of Amycolatopsis sulphurea:
- a CDS encoding DUF397 domain-containing protein, with protein MADYPSSPDYDPNTARLLFEDAAWEKSFASEPNGGNCVEVNLSAAGLVGVRDTKLTASPVLVFDRGEWTAFLAAVRAGQFDPPPGA; from the coding sequence ATGGCAGATTATCCGTCCTCCCCGGATTACGACCCGAACACGGCCCGGTTGCTGTTCGAGGACGCTGCCTGGGAAAAGTCGTTCGCGAGCGAGCCCAACGGCGGCAACTGTGTCGAGGTCAACCTGTCCGCGGCCGGTCTGGTGGGGGTCCGCGACACGAAGCTGACGGCCAGCCCGGTACTGGTCTTCGACCGCGGCGAGTGGACCGCCTTCCTGGCCGCGGTGAGGGCGGGTCAGTTCGACCCGCCGCCGGGCGCGTGA